In Porites lutea chromosome 9, jaPorLute2.1, whole genome shotgun sequence, a single window of DNA contains:
- the LOC140947756 gene encoding uncharacterized protein has translation MYLAKPYVLIALVLWLLRFETEGQKACSCYTFKGELTSGILNWERANESCEATNEHLVVMETEREWQFITDKIGKLNTKYNEWHIGLFNASGSWTWINGEPLTKWQKTKWHESEPAPDDRYGLIHKSFPPGSNGTFSGNKGVSRDYICEQETDNCDKADNISVCMRHYNVTTPTKRPQTTTTSLPQSANTKKDSTSSTPLTPGYSNPQLGEDKDDTVVIVAATLAAVVFIAIIALGVVLFLRRRKRQSHGAHGKVDKSLSHLSQPENQSEPIDPAEAAMLLGKTNSTNSRPEKEQAEYAMVKKNDIKEPTKEDTTQESPSPEMDHEYAVVNKAKKKKKEGDLLYAEIDVAEFGETQNDTEAHKPSSYEPTVYADVMVDTADPDSTQPTYTNVQTTGV, from the exons ATGTATTTAGCGAAGCCATATGTGCTAATAGCTCTTGTTCTATGGCTACTACGTTTCGAAACAG AGGGACAGAAGGCTTGTTCTTGTTACACTTTTAAAGGTGAACTGACCAGCGGAATATTGAACTGGGAAAGGGCAAATGAATCTTGTGAGGCTACAAATGAACACCTGGTTGTCATGGAGACTGAGAGAGAGTGGCAATTCATCACCGATAAAATTGGGAAGCTTAATACAAAATATAATGAGTGGCACATAGGTTTGTTTAATGCAAGTGGAAGCTGGACCTGGATCAATGGTGAACCTCTGACCAAGTGGCAAAAAACCAAGTGGCACGAAAGTGAACCTGCCCCTGACGACCGTTACGGTCTCATTCATAAGAGCTTTCCTCCAGGTTCTAATGGGACATTCAGCGGCAATAAAGGAGTTTCAAGAGATTATATTTGCGAGCAAGAAACAG ATAACTGTGACAAAGCTGACAATATAAGTGTCTGTATGCGACATTATAATGTGACGACACCTACTAAAAGGCCGCAAACGACAACAACCTCATTACCTCAGTCCGCCAACACAAAAAAAGACAGTACAAGTTCAACTCCTCTAACCCCAG GTTATTCAAACCCACAATTAGGCGAGGATAAAGACGACACAGTAGTTATAGTAGCGGCGACCCTTGCAGCAGTCGTATTCATTGCAATAATTGCACTTGGTGTAGTTTTGTTTCTGAGGCGGAGGAAACGTCAATCACATG GTGCTCATGGGAAAGTGGATAAGTCGTT GAGCCATTTGAGCCAGCCAGAGAACCAGTCCGAACCCATCGACCCGGCTGAGGCCGCAATGCTGCTTGGGAAAACGAATAGTACCAACAGTCGCCCTGAGAAGGAACAAGCTGAATACGCTATGGTGAAGAAAAACGACATCAAAGAG CCAACAAAAGAAGATACGACGCAAGAGTCTCCGTCTCCTGAAATGGATCATGAATACGCTGTAGTGAACAAAGCCAAGAAAAAG AAAAAGGAAGGAGATCTTCTTTATGCTGAAATCGACGTGGCTGAGTTTGGCGAAACCCAGAATGACACTGAAGCACACAAACCGTCTTCATATGAGCCCACGGTATATGCTGACGTAATGGTTGACACGGCGGATCCGGATTCCACGCAACCAACTTACACGAATGTTCAGACTACCGGAGTGTGA